The window TGCAGCGAGATGCTTTCGCTGATTGGGAAAATCGCCGCGCTTTATCTGCAGGAATTCGACGACCCGGTGGCTTTGGGGGCAGTGGATGAAATCGAAAGCCTGACCACCAATCTTTCCCGCAAGATCTGGCAGAAACTGCTGATTGTGCATTCGTTGATGGAAAAAGAGCAGGCCGGCGTGCTGCAAGCAAGGGTGGGGGAACGCGTAGGCGGAGAGGGGGGTGGGCAGATAGTCGGGTAGTCAGGTGGTCGGACAGTCAGGTGGTCGGAGGCAAGCGGCGTCGCTTTTGCTCAGGGCGGCACGGGGCATCACAGCACAGGGCATCTGGGCATCTTTTTCCCCATCGGTGCAAATCGGTGGCATCGGCGGATTTTTTTCTGTGCAATCTGCGAAATCTGCGGTTTGTTTTTCCCCCGCTGCCCTTCGACTTCGGGCTTCGACTGCGCTCAGCCCTCCGCTCAGGACGGCACAGGGCATCAGGGCATCCGGGCATCAGGGTATCTTTCCCCCCATTGCGGCTTTGGCCCGCGGCGATGAAAGGCTTTTCCCTTGCCCTTCCTTTGCCGCGCGGTTACAATCACGCCATGCCCGAATACGAACCCGATTATCAGGCTGCGCTGGATTTTCTTTACAGTTTCATCGATTACAGTTTGACGCGCAACCTGCGAAATGCCCCCGAAAAATTCGACCTGGCGCGCGTCGAGGCGTTACTGGAAGCCCTGGGCGACCCGCATCGTGCCTACCCCGTGCTGCACATTGCTGGCACGAAAGGGAAAGGCTCGACAGCGGCATTGATGGCCGCGGCTTTGCAGGCGCAGGGCTACACAGTGGGGCTTTATACTTCGCCGCATCTGGAAGATTTTGCCGAGCGCATTCAGGTGAATGGCCGCCCAATGCCCCACGCGGATCTGCCGCGGGTGGTGGCGCGCCTCGAGCCTTGCATCGCGCGCATTCCCGGGCTCACGACTTTCGAACTCATCACGGCAGCGGCCTTCCTTTACTTTGCCGAGCGTGCCGTGGATGTGGCGGTGGTGGAAGTGGGCCTTGGCGGGCGGTTGGATGCCACCAACGTGGTGCACCCCCTGGTTTCGGTGATTACGCCGATTTCTTACGACCACACCGCCATTTTGGGCAATACGCTGGAAGCCATTGCTGGCGAAAAAGCGGGCATTATCAAGCCGGGCGTGCCGGTGGTCATGGCCCCGCAGCCGCCCGAAGCGCGGCAGCGCATTGCGGCGGTGGCTGCCGAGCGAGAGGCTCCGCTGATTGAAGTGGGGCGCGATTGGCTCTACGCGCCGGTGGCGCGTTCGCTGGAAGGACAGGTGCTCTTCGTGTGGCACAAAGCCGAGCAGCCGCTGGTGGATGCCTTCGTGGAATCTGGCGGTTTTCAGGAATGGGAACCCACCCGCCTGCGCATTTCGCTGCTGGGGCCGCATCAGGTGATCAACGCGGCCACGGCCTACGCCGCGCTGCAAACCGCGCGGCGGCAGGGGCTGGCGCTGTCGCCGGAAGCCATCCGCCGCGGGTTTGCCGCGGCCCGCTGGCCCGGCCGTTTCGAGGTGCTGCACCGCAATCCCCCGCTGGTGGTGGATGGCGCGCACAACCGCGCCGCAGCCCATCAAATTCGCCTCACGCTGGACGAATATTTCCCCGGCTGGCCGCTGGTGCTGGTGTTTGGCGCCTCGGCCGATAAAGACATCCGCGGCATGTTGGAAGAACTGGTGCCTCGTGCCCGGCGTGTCATTGTGACCCGTTCCCACCATCCCCGCGCCGCCGACCCCGAAGACCTGCGCGCCCAGGTGCACCAACTCGGCCGGGCGGCTCAGGCCTTTGCCGACGTGGAAGACGCCTTGCAGGCGGCTTTCCGCGCCGCGGCGGGTGAGGCTGTGGTGTTGGTGACGGGCAGCCTCTTCGTCGCCGCGGCCGCACGTAGCGTTTGGCACGCGGCCCACCTGGCTTCCAGCCACTGGCAACCCCTTTCCTTGCACCGTATCTCTGCTCCCTCAGGTGGCTTATGAACCACGATTACGAAGAAGACCATGACCTCTTTGACGATACCCCCCCGTGGGACCAGCCTTTCAACGACGACGCCGCGGCTGCGTTGCGTTCCCAAACCGAGGCGCTCTATGCTGTGCCGGAGCCCCGCCCCGACGAAGATGGCCTGTTGACGTTGCCGGCGGTGGTGCTGGCCGATAGCATTGTCTTCCCGCATCTGGTGGCACCGCTTATCGTGCCCGGCGAGGAAAACGTCGCCGCGGTGCGCGCCGCAGTGGAGAATGCCACGACCCTGGTTGTTTTCTTGCTGAGCGACTTGAGCAAGGAAAGCCCCACCTGGGCCGATGTCTTCCCGATGGGGGTCGAGGTTGCCGCGGGCTTTCCTTATGCCATGCCTAACGAAGCCCACGCAACGCTGATGCAGGGACGGCGGCGGGTGGAATTGGTCGAGGTGGTGGAAACTTCCCCCTACCCGGTGGTGCGGGTGCGCCCTGTCGCGCCCCCTGAGCCGGAAGACGCCGAGAGCCGCGCGCTGATGAAGGCCGCTTTGCGCACTTTCGAGCGTTTTGTGGAACTCAACGACGCCCTGCCCGAGGAAACCTACCTCTACGCCCTTAATGCCGACCAGATGGGCTGGTTGGCCGATTTGATGGCGATGGCGCTTTCGCCCGACCACGCGTTGCTGTTGGAGGTGCTTGGCCTGGCCGACCCTGCGGCGCGGTTGCAGCGCGTGCTCGAAGCCATGCAGCAAGAGGTGGCGCGCCTGGAACTGGAAGACGAAATTCACAGCCGGGTGCAGGATGAAATGGACCGCAACCAGCGGGAAGCCTACCTGCGGGAGCAGATGCGCGCCATCCAGACCGAACTCGGCGAAGGGGATTTCTGGACCCAGGAAATCAACGAATTGCGGGAGCGTGTCGAGAAGGCCAATTTGCCGGAGGAGCCGCGCGCCCGGGCGTTGAAGGAAATTGAGCGGCTGGGGCAACTGCCGCCTATGGCACCTGAAGTGGGCATTTTGCGCACTTACATCGAATGGATTCTCGACCTGCCGTGGACCGAGGCCACCGACGATAATCTGGATATCGCCCACGCGGCCGAAGTGTTGGAAGAGCACCACTATGGTCTGCCCAAGGCCAAAGACCGCATTTTGGAATACATCGCAGTGCGCAATTTGAAGCCCAAGCGCACCCGCCAACCCATTTTATGCTTTGTAGGTCCGCCCGGCACGGGGAAGACCTCGTTGGGAAAATCCATTGCCGAGGCGTTAGGGCGCAAGTTTGTGCGGGTTTCCCTGGGCGGTGTGCGCGACGAAGCCGAAATTCGCGGGCATCGGCGCACCTATATCGGGGCGTTGCCGGGGCGCATTCTGCAAACCATGAAGCGCGCCAGCACGATCAACCCGGTTTTCATGCTCGACGAGGTCGATAAACTTGGCAACGATTTCCGCGGCGACCCTTCTGCGGCGCTGCTGGAAGTGCTCGACCCCGAACAAAATTACGCTTTCTCCGATCATTACCTGGAACTGCCTTACGACCTTTCCAAAGTGCTTTTCATTACCACCGCGAACACCCTCGCGACCATTCCGCCGGCATTGCTCGACCGGATGGAAGTCATCGAGTTCCCCGGCTATGTCGAAGAAGAGAAAATTCACATCGCGCGCCGCTTCCTCATCCCCCGCCAGATGGAAGAAAGCGGCCTTTCGGAAGAAGACATTCGTTTCACCGATGCGGCCCTTCGCCGGGTGATTCGGGAATACACCAACGAGGCCGGGGTGCGCAACCTGGAGCGCGAAATTGGGCGCATTTGCCGCAAGGTCGCGCGTTTGAAGGCGGAAGGCAAGCGTTTCCCTCATCGTATCACCGGCCGCACGGTGGCGCGCTTCCTCGGCCCCGCGGTGTATTTCGATATGGAAGCCGAAACGGAAGACGAGGTGGGGGTGGCGATGGGGCTGGCCTGGACGGTCACCGGCGGCGAGGTGATGCCCGTTGAAGTGCTGTTGATGGATGGCAAAGGCGACCTGCGCATTACCGGCCAGATTGGCGATGTGATGCAGGAATCGGCTCAGGCGGCGCTTTCCTATTTGAAAGCACATCGCACCGATTTTGGCCTGGAAGCCGAGGCTTTCGAGAAGACCGATATTCACATCCATGTGCCGGAAGGCGCGGTGCCGAAAGACGGCCCCAGCGCCGGCGTGACAATGGCTGTGGCGCTGATTTCGGCTTTCACCCACCGTCCCGTGCGTCACGAGGTGGCAATGACGGGCGAAATTACCTTGCGGGGCAAGGTGCTGCCGGTAGGCGGCGTGCGAGAAAAAGTGCTTGCGGCGCACCGGCATGGCCTCAAAACGGTGATCTTGCCGGAGCGCAATTTGAAAGACCTGGAGGACGTGCCGAAATCGGCATTGCAGGCGCTGCGCGTTGTCGCTGTCTGTCGTTTGGACGAAGTGCTGACGGAAGCCCTGCGTTAAGGGGGAAATTGTCACCTCTTTACCCTCTGTGCCGCTAACTGGCTTGACATTCTCATCGTCCTTTTATAAAATCGGGCTACCGCCCATTGTGCGTGGCGTCACAATGGGGACGTTATCTTTTACCCTGGAGGAGGCTTAGACGCATGAGTTTATTGACCCCCGCTGAACAAATTGCCATTTGGGTGATTTTAGGCATTGCCATCCTTGGCCTTGCCTACGCCCTCTTCCTGCGGAACCAGATTCTGCGGGAAGACAAAGGCACAGAGAAGATGCAAGAGGTCTGGAGCGCCATCCGTGACGGGGCGGTGGCTTACCTGAACAGCCAGACCAAGATTATCATGCCGTTCATTTTAATTCTGACGGTGCTGCTTTTCTTCTCTGTGTACATCGTTCCCGTTTCCGAAGAAGCCATGCAGCGCTTTGCCGGGTTGCCTGTTGGAACAGTCCGCTTGATCATGGGTGTTGGTCGGGCGGGCGCTTTTGTTTTAGGCTCCCTGTTCTCGCTGGCTGTGGGGCAAATTGGTATGCGCATGGCTGTGGAAGGCAATGTGCGCGTGGCTTCGGCGGCGCGGCGCTCGTTTGGTGACGCTCTCCGCATTGCCTACCGTGCGGGCACGATTACCGGCATGCTCACCGACGGTCTGGGGCTGCTGGGCGGCACCATCATCTTCATGTATTTCGGCATTGCCGCGCCCGACGCCTTGCTGGGCTTTGGTTTTGGCGCCACGCTGATTGCCCTCTTCATGCGCGTGGGCGGCGGCATTTACACCAAGGCCGCGGATGTGGGCGCTGACCTGGTGGGTAAGGTGGAAGCCGGCATCCCCGAAGACGACCCCCGCAACCCCGCTGTGGTGGCCGACCTGGTGGGCGACAACGTCGGCGACTGCGCCGGTATGGCTGCCGATATTTTTCAGTCCTATGAAGTGACCATCGTCGCTGCTTTGATCCTCGGCCTGGCCCTCTGGCACATCACCGGTAGCATGGCCTGGATTGTGTATCCGCTGCTGGTGCGTGGCATTGGCGTGTTCTCCTCCATCATCGGTACTTACCTGGTCAAGGGCGGCCCCGACAAGGGCGGCGACGCGATGAAAGCCATTTTCAAAGGCTTTCTCTCTTCCGCAGCCATTTCGACGGCCTTGTTCTATGCTGTGGGCTGGTATTACCTGGGCGTGATGCAAAAAGGCTCGTTGCCCGGCGGCTGGTGGCGTGCCCCGACGGCGGTGGCTGTAGGCGTGCTCCTCGCGATTGCCAACGACCGCCTGACCGATTACTTCACCGGCGCTGAAGGCAAACCCGTCCGGGAAATCAAAAAATCAGCCGACACCGGTTCGGCAACCCTGATTTTGCAGGGCCTGGCAGTGGGGTACGAATCGTCGGTTTGGGCGATTCTGGTGATTGCCCTCACCATCATGGGCTCGGTGTGGATCTTCCAGGGTATTCCCGGGCTGACCGAGGTAGAAAAGATCACCTACATCCTCTACGGCGTTTCCATGACCGGTATCGGTATGCTGACCCTCACCGGCAACAACGTCGCAATGGATTCCTTTGGCCCGATTTCCGACAACGCCAACGGCATTGGCGAAATGTCGTGGGCTGGCATGGAAGACGAAGAGACCAAAGTGGCCCAGCAGATCATGGCCGACCTGGACGCGGTGGGCAACACCACCAAGGCCATTACCAAAGGTGTGGCCATTGGCTCGGCGGTCATCGCCGCGGTGGCCCTCTTTGGCTCTTACATGGTCGATGTGAGCAAGGCGCAGGCGCAGGCAGGCGTGCCTGATGCGTTGCTCTTGAAGAACCTTGGCATTCGTGTTAACG is drawn from Chloroflexota bacterium and contains these coding sequences:
- a CDS encoding sodium-translocating pyrophosphatase, giving the protein MSLLTPAEQIAIWVILGIAILGLAYALFLRNQILREDKGTEKMQEVWSAIRDGAVAYLNSQTKIIMPFILILTVLLFFSVYIVPVSEEAMQRFAGLPVGTVRLIMGVGRAGAFVLGSLFSLAVGQIGMRMAVEGNVRVASAARRSFGDALRIAYRAGTITGMLTDGLGLLGGTIIFMYFGIAAPDALLGFGFGATLIALFMRVGGGIYTKAADVGADLVGKVEAGIPEDDPRNPAVVADLVGDNVGDCAGMAADIFQSYEVTIVAALILGLALWHITGSMAWIVYPLLVRGIGVFSSIIGTYLVKGGPDKGGDAMKAIFKGFLSSAAISTALFYAVGWYYLGVMQKGSLPGGWWRAPTAVAVGVLLAIANDRLTDYFTGAEGKPVREIKKSADTGSATLILQGLAVGYESSVWAILVIALTIMGSVWIFQGIPGLTEVEKITYILYGVSMTGIGMLTLTGNNVAMDSFGPISDNANGIGEMSWAGMEDEETKVAQQIMADLDAVGNTTKAITKGVAIGSAVIAAVALFGSYMVDVSKAQAQAGVPDALLLKNLGIRVNVPEVFVGMLIGGALPMLFSGYAIQAVRRAASLMVDEVRRQFRMGVLEGKRKPDYQRPVAISTVAAQKELIALAILGVVTPILVGMWLGVEALGGFLAGLILSGQLLAVFMNNAGGAWDNAKKTIEDEPKDPANNLGKGSDRHKASVVGDTVGDPLKDTAGPALNPMIKVVNLVAVIVAPMVAQYEHFGVGGWVLFFAMLASLVWAIWFSRRSESAPSQE
- the lon gene encoding endopeptidase La → MNHDYEEDHDLFDDTPPWDQPFNDDAAAALRSQTEALYAVPEPRPDEDGLLTLPAVVLADSIVFPHLVAPLIVPGEENVAAVRAAVENATTLVVFLLSDLSKESPTWADVFPMGVEVAAGFPYAMPNEAHATLMQGRRRVELVEVVETSPYPVVRVRPVAPPEPEDAESRALMKAALRTFERFVELNDALPEETYLYALNADQMGWLADLMAMALSPDHALLLEVLGLADPAARLQRVLEAMQQEVARLELEDEIHSRVQDEMDRNQREAYLREQMRAIQTELGEGDFWTQEINELRERVEKANLPEEPRARALKEIERLGQLPPMAPEVGILRTYIEWILDLPWTEATDDNLDIAHAAEVLEEHHYGLPKAKDRILEYIAVRNLKPKRTRQPILCFVGPPGTGKTSLGKSIAEALGRKFVRVSLGGVRDEAEIRGHRRTYIGALPGRILQTMKRASTINPVFMLDEVDKLGNDFRGDPSAALLEVLDPEQNYAFSDHYLELPYDLSKVLFITTANTLATIPPALLDRMEVIEFPGYVEEEKIHIARRFLIPRQMEESGLSEEDIRFTDAALRRVIREYTNEAGVRNLEREIGRICRKVARLKAEGKRFPHRITGRTVARFLGPAVYFDMEAETEDEVGVAMGLAWTVTGGEVMPVEVLLMDGKGDLRITGQIGDVMQESAQAALSYLKAHRTDFGLEAEAFEKTDIHIHVPEGAVPKDGPSAGVTMAVALISAFTHRPVRHEVAMTGEITLRGKVLPVGGVREKVLAAHRHGLKTVILPERNLKDLEDVPKSALQALRVVAVCRLDEVLTEALR
- a CDS encoding bifunctional folylpolyglutamate synthase/dihydrofolate synthase, giving the protein MKGFSLALPLPRGYNHAMPEYEPDYQAALDFLYSFIDYSLTRNLRNAPEKFDLARVEALLEALGDPHRAYPVLHIAGTKGKGSTAALMAAALQAQGYTVGLYTSPHLEDFAERIQVNGRPMPHADLPRVVARLEPCIARIPGLTTFELITAAAFLYFAERAVDVAVVEVGLGGRLDATNVVHPLVSVITPISYDHTAILGNTLEAIAGEKAGIIKPGVPVVMAPQPPEARQRIAAVAAEREAPLIEVGRDWLYAPVARSLEGQVLFVWHKAEQPLVDAFVESGGFQEWEPTRLRISLLGPHQVINAATAYAALQTARRQGLALSPEAIRRGFAAARWPGRFEVLHRNPPLVVDGAHNRAAAHQIRLTLDEYFPGWPLVLVFGASADKDIRGMLEELVPRARRVIVTRSHHPRAADPEDLRAQVHQLGRAAQAFADVEDALQAAFRAAAGEAVVLVTGSLFVAAAARSVWHAAHLASSHWQPLSLHRISAPSGGL